One segment of Daphnia magna isolate NIES linkage group LG2, ASM2063170v1.1, whole genome shotgun sequence DNA contains the following:
- the LOC116917319 gene encoding protein SREK1IP1, whose product MDLETLNKLKSSGTVVGLGNETTRPACKKCGYPGHLTFQCRNFLSTNPTSGVVLDVSSTSSEEDDMTTPLTMLRAEELKALQEKLKEREKKLKRKSKTKKKDKKKRRRRDSSSSSTSSDSSDSSASSDDSHEKKKKMKKKSKKQKKSKHKKSSKEDS is encoded by the exons ATGGATCTTGAAACATTAAACAAGCTGAAATCTTCTG GAACGGTTGTTGGGCTTGGAAATGAAACTACTAGGCCAGCATGTAAAAAATGTGGCTACCCAGGACATTTAACATTCCAGTGTCGAAATTTTCTTTCAACAAATCCTACCAGTGGTGTGGTCTTAGATGTGAGCAGCACGAGCAGCGAGGAGGATGATATGACGACTCCCCTCACAATGCTGAGGGCTGAAGAACTAAAAGCACTACAGGAGAAActgaaagaaagagaaaagaagctGAAAAGAAAGTCCAAAACTAAGAAAAAGgataagaaaaagaggagaagGAGGGATTCAAGTTCTTCATCAACTTCTAGTGATTCTTCTGATTCCTCTGCCTCTTCAGACGACAGCcacgagaaaaagaagaaaatgaagaagaaatccaagaaacaaaaaaagtccAAGCACAAGAAATCATCAAAGGAAGACTCATAA
- the LOC116917222 gene encoding LOW QUALITY PROTEIN: serine/threonine-protein phosphatase 1 regulatory subunit 10 (The sequence of the model RefSeq protein was modified relative to this genomic sequence to represent the inferred CDS: deleted 4 bases in 2 codons): MPRIDPLDLLNCLGVLLSTNGGIKGPGEVVRVARLMLRFSKKLVSKCIYIHVLKATPHELLDQFLNEQGAYFLLLKWLVEALQTRNTPLLTEMLELVQLLPMSEVRLKDEEVTRLIRSTFPYNDLSQMMQSIAEEYNDQNCRNLAAQFWARWCAASSKPEEFTLTQESILPDDMDLSIYAPDTTSTSYGDQLGMNIGEGVDMAMGNLSTLDMNTCTPYMENNDYYNLNHFEPVAMNNNMSHDNHQVYMDGTANYTNEPLQQQQQAQPQQQLQQHQVLIPGPLEVNNQLLSTPTTAVWPSNSNVPIAPIVPSIQTQPTIDETVKPNEIPSTGLPVLKIKVSKAGTYVVNSTNNPVEPKEETKPSPAVGDQYADTKEKEKTKEKEKIKDRRREKDKKTSNSSSSSKTKEGDSKSSDSKKRDKERERDRSRSSSARDSKSSSSSGRDRSKSIKDERKEKPKIKASPRSESQIKEAKQAEKNRETLAAIKAMTPVVKLAKIPRKKVEDITAPPTEASTTSATELLDKLAPRPKTVKTFNSKFRSTGLVEEPGKSPPIGLKKPGATSPSSSRKKSPNIKRSGSIDGLMPPADKKMKAVDDTAISAAVAAVMKKTASDIKPAVKLISPRPRPLLQDSSLFMDALEAGSKSTTEPRKRKRSAKDGSMPDLPPPPPINIKPELPETPPAPAAMANRETSPTPMKPMFNFYQDTLETDGGIKQEEKPDTVAASADAKEIKEECPESPSAEKEVRVKMEVDGEENEEANSRDSSKTDMAGEESPPSQSDSGKPKGVLILHANQKRRPKKNLQWRPEEELEMHHYFELDETERVNVNKLLFGEMKQAEKEREKQSILMSKTMIEEPEVEENPWKGLQRIDNLEDRVIYGENSQEKEIQAARESSTLQALYFKGQVLPEAPIEADPEVPLERTDKAPTIIPLDDVTGNPESVYDHRHLPWPEPKTMRPQHPIAPYGGGPHHVQQPPYQQQHQPPQQQQYAGPGYRSGPPVGPGPIDQYYPDHGPPMHDDHFGHGGLGDIPLHDGHGDIPHHGDIPHHGDIPHHGDIPHHGGPPMHHHHPGGRGGHRGDVGGTWMAGDGSIYPDHDVGQRYNDGPPHRDGPPHHRDGFPSSPRA, translated from the exons ATG CCACGCATTGATCCACTTGATCTGCTCAACTGCCTTGGTGTTTTACTCTCGACAAATGGCGGTATTAAAGGACCCGGAGAAGTCGTACGAGTAGCCAG GTTGATGTTACGGTTCTCCAAGAAACTTGTTAGTAAATGCATCTATATTCACGTCCTTAAAGCAACACCGCACGAACTGTTGGACCA GTTTTTGAATGAGCAAGGCGCTTATTTTTTGCTTCTGAAATGGCTTGTTGAAGCTTTACAGACGCGTAATACACCGTTATTGACGGAGATGTTGGAACTAGTCCAACTATTGCCTATGTCGGAGGTTCGGCTGAAAGACGAAGAAGTCACTCGTTTGATTCGTTCTACATTCCCTTATAACGACCTATCTCAAATGATGCAGTCGATAGCGGAAGAGTATAATGATCAGA ATTGCCGAAATCTCGCTGCTCAATTTTGGGCACGTTGG TGCGCCGCCTCCAGCAAGCCCGAAGAATTCACGCTGACACAGGAGAGTATCCTTCCGGATGACATGGACTTGTCCATCTATGCTCCGGACACTACGTCGACCTCGTATGGCGACCAACTCGGCATGAATATTGGTGAAGGTGTTGACATGGCGATGGGGAATCTGTCAACACTCGACATGAACACCTGCACACCCTATATGGAGAATAATGACTATTATAACTTAAATCATTTTGAGCCTGTGGCAATGAACAATAACATGAGCCACGACAATCATCAAGTCTATATGGATGGGACAGCGAACTATACTAACGAACCcttgcagcagcagcagcaagcacaaccacaacaacaatTGCAGCAACACCAGGTGTTGATTCCCGGCCCATTAGAGGTGAACAACCAGCTTTTATCTACGCCGACCACTGCCGTATGGCCATCTAATAGTAATGTACCCATAGCACCCATAGTACCATCAATTCAAACCCAGCCAACTATTGATGAAACAGTAAAGCCCAACGAAATACCATCAACAGGCTTAcctgttttgaaaattaaagtATCAAAGGCAGGCACATACGTGGTGAACAGTACAAACAATCCTGTTGAACCCAAAGAGGAAACAAAGCCATCCCCAGCCGTTGGCGATCAGTATGCCGACaccaaagaaaaggaaaaaacgaaggagaaagaaaaaataaaagacaggagaagagaaaaagacaaGAAGACGTCCAATAGCAGCAGCAGTTCCAAAACAAAGGAGGGCGACAGCAAGTCATCTGACTCCAAGAAACGAGATAAAGAAAGAGAACGAGATAGATCGAGATCATCGTCAGCAAGAGATAGCAAATCTAGCAGTAGCAGTGGAAGGGATCGAAGCAAGAGCATCAAGGATGAAAGGAAAGAGAAGCCGAAAATTAAAGCTAGTCCTCGGAGTGAAAGTCAAATCAAGGAAGCAAAACAGGCAGAAAAGAATCGTGAAACTTTGGCCGCCATTAAAGCCATGACGCCGGTAGTCAAATTGGCCAAGATTCCGCGCAAGAAGGTTGAAGACATCACAGCACCTCCTACCGAAGCGTCAACGACATCAGCGACAGAATTGCTCGATAAACTTGCACCTCGACCCAAAACAGTCAAGACGTTCAATTCCAAGTTTCGATCCACAGGTCTAGTCGAAGAACCTGGAAAGAGTCCCCCCATTGGGCTGAAGAAACCAGGAGCTACCAGTCCATCG AGCAGCCGAAAAAAGAGTCCGAACATCAAGAGATCGGGCTCGATCGATGGGCTGATGCCACCAGCCGATAAGAAAATGAAAGCCGTGGACGACACGGCTATTAGCGCCGCAGTTGCAGCTGTGATGAAGAAAACAGCATCGGATATCAAACCGGCAGTCAAATTGATTTCACCCAGACCGAGAC CGTTGCTGCAGGACAGTTCGCTGTTTATGGATGCACTTGAAGCCGGGTCGAAATCTACTACAGAACCTCGCAAGAGGAAACGATCTGCCAAAGATGGATCCATGCCTGATCTACCCCCTCCACCACCCATTAATATCAAACCAGAACTCCCTGAGACTCCTCCCGCGCCAGCTGCTATGGCAAATCGGGAGACGTCACCTACTCCAATGAAACCAATGTTTAAT TTTTATCAAGACACGCTGGAAACGGACGGTGGCATAAAGCAAGAAGAGAAACCGGACACGGTCGCTGCATCAGCGGACGccaaagaaattaaagaagaaTGCCCAGAGAGCCCATCGGCAGAGAAAGAAGTGCGTGTGAAAATGGAAGTTGACGGTGAAGAGAATGAAGAAGCCAACTCCCGTGATAGCAGCAAAACTGATATGGCTGGCGAGGAATCTCCCCCGTCACAATCAGACAGTGGAAAACCGAAAGGCGTTCTGATCCTCCATGCGAATCAGAAACGGCGGCCCAAGAAAAACCTGCAATGGCGACCAGAAGAAGAGCTGGAAATGCATCACTATTTCGAACTCGACGAAACGGAAAGAG TCAACGTGAACAAATTACTTTTCGGCGAGATGAAACAAGCCGAGAAGGAACGAGAGAAACAATCGATTCTCATGTCCAAGACAATGA TTGAAGAACCCGAAGTTGAAGAGAATCCCTGGAAAGGTCTTCAGCGTATTGACAATCTCGAAGATCGTGTCATTTACGGAGAAAACAGTCAAGAAAAGGAAATCCAGGCCGCCAGAGAAAGTTCTACACTTCAGGCGTTGTACTTTAAAGGCCAAGT actTCCAGAGGCACCGATTGAAGCGGATCCTGAAGTACCATTGGAGCGGACTGACAAGGCTCCTACTATCATTCCATTAGATGACGTGACGGGCAATCCGGAAAGCGTTTACGATCATCGACACTTACCGTGGCCGGAACCCAAGACAATGAGACCTCAACACCCAATAGCGCCCTACGGTGGTGGTCCACATCACGTTCAACAACCACCatatcaacaacaacatcaaccccctcaacaacaacaatatgCAGGCCCTGGCTATAGAAGTGGCCCACCTGTGGGTCCTGGTCCCATTGATCAGTATTACCCCGATCATGGTCCTCCAATGCATGACGATCATTTTGGACACGGAGGACTTGGCGACATTCCTCTCCATGACGGTCATGGAGATATTCCTCATCATGGAGATATTCCTCATCATGGAGATATTCCTCATCATGGAGATATTCCTCATCATGGAGGACCTCCTATGCACCATCATCATCCTGGTGGTAGAGGCGGTCACCGCGGTGATGTCGGAGGAACGTGGATG GCTGGTGATGGATCAATTTACCCCGACCACGATGTCGGACAGAGATACAATGATGGGCCTCCACACCGGGACGGACCACCGCATCATCGTGACGGTTTTCCATCATCACCGAGAGCGTGA
- the LOC116917313 gene encoding 28S ribosomal protein S18b, mitochondrial, translated as MAARVVLSQGLRQLAISPIAFTVSSKYTTNLPVLLKAGGGSLSFARSFSKPSDEVSSEPNTESEPTLVVDQKDASKMRNRVIPVETSMKYLKSKGYSTTYGSEPVWVKYRRNFKGQFAPETRKTCIRQEKLSTGNPCPICRDEYLILDYRNVELLKQFISPFNGAILPTQKTGLCQTKQRELLVAITKAKNYGLIAFDVPIREYDYSDYRS; from the exons ATGGCAGCCAGGGTCGTATTAAGTCAGGGTCTACGCCAGCTGGCAATAAGTCCAATAGCTTTCACAGTGTCGTCGAAATACACAACCAACCTACCTGTGTTGTTGAAAGCTGGAGGAGGTAGTTTGTCCTTTGCTCGAAGCTTTTCCAAACCCAGCGATGAAGTCTCTTCGGAGCCGAATACAGAAAGTGAACCCACGTTAGTTGTAGATCAGAAAGATGCGTCAAAAATGCGCAATCGTGTAATTCCCGTAGAAACTAGCATGAAGTATTTAAAGAGTAAAG gTTATTCAACAACCTATGGTTCAGAACCTGTATGGGTAAAATACCGCAGAAATTTCAAGGGCCAGTTTGCTCCAGAGACAAGAAAAACTTGCATA AGACAAGAAAAATTAAGTACTGGGAATCCTTGCCCAATATGCAGAGATGAGTACTTGATACTTGATTACAGAAATGTTGAGTTATTAAAGCAGTTCATTTCGCCATTCAATGGAGCTATTCTGCCAACACA GAAAACTGGCTTAtgtcaaacaaaacaaagggaACTTCTTGTGGCAATTACGAAAGCTAAAAATTACGGTCTAATCGCGTTTGATGTTCCCATTCGTGAATATGATTATTCTGATTATCGATCGTAA
- the LOC116917262 gene encoding fumarylacetoacetase, whose translation MLIYLLPWSFFLLTLPHSRAEKICSQVRRMSFIPIPENSDFPLENLPYGIFSTADKPQQRIGVAIGEHILDLHAVAHLFNGPELKNNQNVFQESTLNSFMGLGPKAWTEARKTLQDLLSTGNKTIEDDTELRKNALVLQSEATMHLPAKIGDYTDFYSSIIHASNVGEMFRGKDNALMPNWKYLPVGYHGRSSSIVISGTPIRRPIGQTRPNDAEPPVFDKCKLLDFELETAFFVGKSNPLGSPVPVAEAEDHIFGMVLMNDWSARDIQKWEYVPLGPFLAKNFGTTISPWVVTMEALEPFKVPNYLQDPEPFPYLKHSDDYNFDINLEVSIKPGDSEKEAVVSRSNFKYMYWTMKQQLAHHTVTGCNLQPGDLLGSGTISGPTTDAFGSMLELSWRGTRPVELGDGVTRKFIQDEDEVTIRGYCKRDGLRIGFGKCTGKVLPALPV comes from the exons tcctttttccttttgacaTTACCTCATTCACGAGCTGAAAAAATCTGCAGCCAAGTTCGTAGAATGTCGTTCATACCTATCCCAGAAAATAGCGATTTCCCATTGGAAAACTTACCCTATGGTATATTTTCTACAGCTGATAAG CCCCAGCAAAGAATCGGCGTTGCTATTGGTGAACACATTCTTGACCTTCATGCTGTTGCTCATCTGTTCAATGGACCAGAACTGAAAAACAATCAGAATGTTTTCCAAGAG AGTACTCTGAATAGTTTCATGGGATTGGGACCAAAAGCTTGGACTGAAGCGAGGAAGACGCTGCAAGATCTTTTGTCCACTGGCAACAAGACAATTGAAGATGACACTGAGTTGAGAAAAAA TGCTCTGGTCTTGCAATCGGAAGCAACCATGCACCTTCCAGCTAAGATTGGTGACTACACAGATTTCTATTCTTCCATCATCCATGCATCAAATGTAGGAGAAATGTTTAG GGGGAAAGATAATGCTCTGATGCCCAATTGGAAGTATTTGCCTGTTGGCTATCACGGTCGTTCCTCGTCAATTGTGATATCAGGAACACCGATTCGTCGTCCCATTGGACAAACGCGACCTAATGACGCTGAGCCTCCCGTTTTTGACAAGTGCAAGCTTCTTGACTTTGAACTGGAGACGGCGTTTTTCGTTGGAAAATCCAATCCTCTTGGTAGTCCCGTTCCAGTGGCAGAAGCGGAAGACCACATTTTTGGAATG gTCTTGATGAACGACTGGAGCG CTCGCGATATTCAAAAATGGGAGTATGTTCCGCTAGGACCCTTTTTAGCCAAAAACTTTGGAACAACAATTTCTCCCTGGGTTGTTACCATGGAAGCTTTAGAGCCCTTCAAGGTTCCCAATTATCTTCAAGATCCTGAACCGTTTCCTTATCTTAAACATTCAGATGACTACAATTTTGACATTAACCTTGAAGTGTCTATAAAGC CTGGTGATTCGGAGAAAGAAGCGGTCGTCAGTAGGTCAAATTTCAAGTACATGTACTGGACTATGAAACAACAGTTGGCACACCATACTGTCACTGGGTGCAATCTTCAACCTGGCGATCTTCTTGGTTCCGGAACAATCAGTGGTCCGACTACTGATGCATTTGGATCAATGTTGGAGCTAAGTTGGCGTGGCACTCGGCCTGTTGAATTGGGTGATGGTGTTACGCGCAAGTTTATACAAGATGAGGACGAGGTCACTATCAGAG GATATTGTAAGCGAGATGGTCTACGCATCGGTTTTGGCAAATGCACGGGGAAGGTTCTTCCTGCTCTTCCCGTATGA